A single genomic interval of Lewinellaceae bacterium harbors:
- a CDS encoding OmpA family protein — MNRMHLIAISFVFVGLFQRVTWAQDSEMPGENQPYLIKSIYFGGGSYYIDDDQKSALYLFLSGVILENYEIHIHSHTDNIGGVEYNEWLSKMRSEAVREALLDHLVPENIIFIKDHGLFDPQFNNESWEGRRRNRRVDVVLWPKPA; from the coding sequence ATGAACCGCATGCATCTCATCGCGATTAGTTTTGTTTTTGTTGGACTTTTTCAACGGGTAACCTGGGCACAGGATTCCGAGATGCCGGGCGAAAATCAACCTTACCTTATCAAGTCCATCTATTTTGGAGGTGGAAGTTATTACATTGACGACGATCAGAAGTCTGCACTGTACCTCTTTCTCAGCGGGGTGATCCTGGAAAATTACGAGATCCATATTCATAGCCACACCGACAATATCGGAGGTGTGGAATACAATGAATGGCTGTCAAAGATGCGCAGTGAAGCGGTCCGGGAAGCATTGCTCGATCACCTGGTACCGGAAAACATCATTTTCATCAAAGACCACGGTTTGTTTGACCCCCAATTCAATAATGAGTCCTGGGAAGGACGCCGCAGAAACCGGCGGGTGGATGTTGTGCTCTGGCCGAAACCAGCCTGA
- a CDS encoding ribonuclease Z, protein MEVTILGNNSAVPAHQRHPTSQVIKIKHHSFLLDCGEGTQMRMIDYSVKRGRIHHIFISHLHGDHFFGLPGVVTSFNHMGRKDSLHIYGPKGLKAILDLILEAGDVPLQYSLHFHELESGFNLLVRHDDYEVWSFPMQHRIPTWGFIFKEVFSKPNVIKAYIDEYGLTIANIKDLKAGNDIQLPDERWITVREATSPPPPPNVYAYCSDTLYDETLVPLIRGADTLYHESTFTEEFEEKAMLTKHSTAAQAAQIAVLAEVQQLLLGHYSSRFGDLTPLLEEARAIFPNTQLSIEGQTYSIVKGKK, encoded by the coding sequence ATGGAAGTAACGATCCTGGGAAATAATTCCGCTGTTCCTGCCCACCAACGGCATCCTACCTCCCAGGTCATCAAAATCAAGCATCATTCTTTCCTCCTTGACTGTGGGGAAGGGACACAAATGCGCATGATCGACTATTCCGTCAAACGGGGTCGCATTCATCACATTTTTATCTCACACCTTCACGGTGACCATTTCTTTGGGTTGCCTGGTGTGGTCACTTCCTTTAACCATATGGGGCGCAAAGACAGTCTCCATATTTACGGACCCAAGGGGCTTAAAGCAATCCTGGACCTGATCCTGGAAGCAGGAGATGTACCTCTGCAGTATTCCCTCCATTTTCACGAATTGGAAAGTGGTTTCAACCTTCTGGTACGCCATGATGACTATGAAGTCTGGTCGTTCCCGATGCAGCACCGCATTCCCACCTGGGGCTTCATCTTCAAAGAGGTATTCAGCAAGCCCAATGTGATCAAAGCTTACATTGATGAATACGGCCTGACCATTGCAAACATTAAGGACCTGAAGGCCGGGAATGACATCCAACTTCCCGATGAACGGTGGATTACCGTTCGTGAAGCGACCTCTCCACCACCGCCTCCCAATGTGTATGCCTACTGCAGTGACACCTTATACGATGAAACGCTGGTCCCTTTAATCCGTGGCGCCGACACCCTCTACCATGAATCGACGTTTACGGAAGAATTTGAAGAAAAAGCCATGCTGACAAAGCATAGCACAGCTGCGCAGGCCGCCCAAATTGCCGTCCTGGCCGAAGTACAGCAGTTGTTGTTAGGACATTACTCCAGCCGGTTCGGTGACCTTACTCCCCTACTGGAAGAAGCCCGGGCTATTTTCCCAAATACCCAACTAAGCATAGAAGGACAAACCTATTCCATAGTAAAAGGCAAAAAATAG
- a CDS encoding STAS domain-containing protein yields MKFSLDKQDKYSVLTLDEENLNSLIAPNLKSEFVFMRNEGVRNLIFDLSKVAYVDSSGLSSILTANRIWKDYGSFIVTGIVHPAVKKLIEISRLESILTIIPTLQEAIDYAMMEELEREIGAEEEEATDN; encoded by the coding sequence ATGAAATTCTCTCTGGATAAACAGGATAAGTACTCCGTCCTGACTTTGGACGAAGAAAATTTGAACTCGCTGATAGCCCCAAATCTGAAATCGGAGTTTGTCTTTATGCGCAACGAAGGCGTACGCAACCTTATCTTCGATTTGTCCAAAGTAGCCTATGTCGATTCTTCCGGACTAAGTTCCATCCTTACGGCTAACCGCATCTGGAAAGACTATGGCTCCTTCATCGTAACCGGCATTGTACATCCTGCTGTAAAAAAATTGATCGAGATCTCCCGGCTTGAATCCATTCTCACGATCATTCCTACCCTGCAGGAAGCCATTGACTATGCGATGATGGAAGAACTGGAGCGGGAAATCGGGGCCGAAGAAGAGGAAGCCACCGATAATTAA
- a CDS encoding ATP-dependent Clp protease ATP-binding subunit: MNSKFSSEVKKILGLSREEAVRLGHDYIGTEHLLLGMLHDKDILAVKVLDFMDVDFSELKYKIEEQIPPKSNLSDSRIKLGSIDLNKQAEKVLKLTFLEAKVLKNEEISPEHLMLSILKHKDNLASRILEEFDVDYESYKSELEYVSQEQEFSKSDFYSQASSDSDIPMEEESSTKYKKANPKSKTPVLDNFGRDITRLAEEDKLDPIIGREEEIERVSQILSRRKKNNPILIGEPGVGKTAIVEGLALRIMQRKVSRTLFNKRIVMLDLAALVAGTKYRGQFEERMKAIMNELEKSRDVILFIDEIHTIVGAGGATGSLDASNIFKPALARGELQCIGASTLDEYRQHIEKDGALDRRFQKVIVDPPSAEEAISILTNIKAKYEEFHNVTYSEEAIKACVMLSDRYISDRFLPDKAIDVLDEVGARVHLKNIHVPKHIEELEKKIEEAKENKNMAVKNQQYEQAADLRDYESRLQRQLEKAKEEWEEESRSKRYPVSEEDIAEVVSMMTSIPVKRVAQSESNRLVHMTKDLKELIIGQDEAITKVSKAIQRNRVGLKDPKKPIGSFIFLGPTGVGKTELAKALARYLFDTEDALIRIDMSEYMEKFSVSRLIGAPPGYVGYEEGGQLTEKVRRKPYSVILLDEIEKAHPDVYNILLQVLDDGQLTDGLGRKVDFKNTLIIMTSNIGVRQLKDFGQGVGFATKARVEAAEENTRSVIQTALKRTFSPEFLNRIDDVVIFNALDKDQIHQIIDITLKDLYKRLSLMGYTLTLSDEAKDFVADKGYDPQYGARPLHRAIQKYLEDPLAEFILQQNPEEGAQLEAVLTADKEGVRIVLVNKVESSDIQEN; encoded by the coding sequence ATGAACAGCAAGTTTTCATCCGAAGTGAAAAAGATTTTAGGTTTAAGCCGGGAGGAAGCGGTCCGTCTGGGCCACGACTACATCGGTACGGAACATCTGCTGCTGGGCATGCTCCATGATAAAGACATTCTGGCAGTCAAAGTCCTGGATTTTATGGATGTAGATTTCTCAGAATTGAAATACAAGATAGAAGAACAGATTCCACCCAAAAGCAACCTCTCCGACTCCCGCATCAAATTGGGCAGCATCGACCTGAACAAACAAGCTGAAAAAGTACTCAAACTAACTTTCCTGGAAGCGAAAGTGCTTAAAAATGAAGAGATCAGCCCGGAACACCTCATGCTGTCTATTCTCAAACACAAGGATAATCTGGCTTCCAGGATCCTGGAAGAGTTTGATGTGGATTATGAATCCTACAAGTCCGAGCTCGAATATGTGAGTCAGGAACAGGAATTCTCTAAATCCGATTTCTATAGTCAGGCATCTTCCGACTCGGATATTCCGATGGAAGAAGAAAGCTCAACCAAATACAAAAAAGCCAACCCCAAGTCCAAAACGCCTGTCCTGGATAACTTCGGCCGGGATATTACCCGCCTGGCAGAAGAGGATAAGCTGGATCCGATCATTGGTCGTGAAGAAGAGATCGAGCGCGTATCCCAAATCCTGAGCCGCCGTAAAAAGAACAATCCGATCCTGATCGGTGAACCAGGAGTAGGTAAAACAGCCATCGTTGAAGGTCTTGCACTGCGGATCATGCAGCGGAAAGTTAGCCGTACCTTGTTCAATAAACGCATCGTCATGCTTGACCTGGCTGCTCTCGTAGCCGGTACCAAATATCGCGGCCAGTTTGAAGAACGCATGAAAGCCATTATGAATGAACTGGAGAAATCACGTGATGTGATCCTGTTCATTGATGAGATCCATACGATTGTTGGCGCCGGAGGTGCCACGGGTTCATTGGACGCATCCAACATCTTCAAGCCAGCCCTGGCACGCGGTGAGTTACAATGCATCGGTGCATCCACCCTGGATGAATACCGTCAGCATATCGAGAAAGACGGCGCTCTGGACCGCCGTTTCCAGAAAGTCATCGTCGATCCGCCTAGCGCAGAAGAAGCTATCAGCATACTGACCAACATCAAAGCGAAATACGAAGAGTTTCATAACGTCACCTATTCCGAGGAGGCCATCAAGGCCTGTGTTATGCTCAGCGACCGCTACATTTCAGACCGGTTCCTGCCGGATAAGGCCATTGACGTACTCGATGAGGTTGGCGCCCGCGTCCATCTGAAAAACATCCACGTTCCGAAGCACATCGAAGAACTGGAAAAGAAGATCGAAGAGGCTAAGGAGAATAAAAACATGGCGGTAAAGAATCAGCAGTATGAACAGGCTGCTGACCTGCGCGATTATGAGTCCCGCCTGCAACGCCAGCTGGAGAAAGCGAAAGAGGAATGGGAAGAAGAATCCCGTTCCAAACGCTATCCGGTATCGGAGGAAGACATCGCCGAAGTCGTGAGTATGATGACCAGTATTCCGGTCAAGCGCGTTGCACAAAGTGAAAGCAATCGTTTGGTCCATATGACCAAAGACCTGAAGGAGCTGATTATTGGACAGGATGAAGCCATCACCAAGGTATCCAAAGCCATCCAGCGCAACCGGGTCGGATTGAAGGACCCGAAGAAGCCTATTGGGTCATTCATTTTTCTGGGACCTACCGGGGTAGGGAAGACCGAATTGGCCAAGGCGCTGGCCAGATACCTTTTTGATACCGAGGATGCCCTGATTCGTATTGATATGAGTGAATACATGGAGAAGTTCTCCGTTTCGCGACTGATCGGTGCGCCTCCGGGATACGTAGGTTATGAAGAAGGCGGCCAGTTGACAGAAAAAGTACGCAGGAAACCATATTCGGTCATCTTATTGGATGAGATCGAAAAAGCACATCCGGACGTTTACAACATCCTGTTACAGGTATTGGATGATGGTCAGCTAACCGATGGCCTGGGCCGGAAAGTGGACTTCAAGAATACTTTGATCATCATGACCTCCAATATTGGTGTAAGGCAGCTGAAAGATTTTGGTCAAGGGGTGGGATTCGCCACCAAGGCCCGTGTTGAAGCCGCCGAAGAAAATACCCGGAGTGTCATTCAAACGGCACTCAAGCGTACTTTCTCACCGGAATTCCTGAACCGGATCGACGACGTGGTGATCTTTAATGCACTGGATAAGGATCAGATCCACCAGATCATCGACATCACACTGAAAGATTTGTACAAGCGGTTAAGCCTGATGGGTTATACCCTTACCTTGTCAGATGAGGCTAAAGATTTCGTTGCCGATAAAGGATATGATCCACAGTACGGTGCCAGACCATTGCACCGTGCCATTCAGAAATACCTGGAAGACCCGTTGGCAGAATTCATTTTACAACAGAATCCGGAGGAAGGAGCCCAGCTGGAAGCTGTCCTTACCGCTGACAAGGAAGGCGTCCGGATCGTATTGGTCAATAAAGTAGAATCATCTGATATCCAGGAAAATTAA
- a CDS encoding translation initiation factor IF-3: MARETNYRRPQQDNAGYRVNDQIRVREIRLVGDNLETISGEIGAKIETGIYNTYQALKWADEVGLDLVEISPNANPPVCRITDFKKFLYLRKKKEKEIKANTAKTVIKEVRFGPNTDDHDFEFKLRHSRKFLEEGAKVKAYVHFKGRTIVYKDRGGDLLERFVKELEEFGTPDSPPKMEGRRMHVIISPKKDTKKK; the protein is encoded by the coding sequence TTGGCAAGAGAAACCAACTACAGGAGACCGCAACAAGATAATGCAGGTTACCGAGTAAATGATCAGATCCGCGTTAGAGAAATACGACTCGTCGGGGATAATCTGGAGACAATCAGTGGAGAGATAGGAGCTAAAATAGAAACAGGCATTTACAATACTTACCAGGCACTTAAATGGGCCGATGAAGTAGGCTTGGATTTGGTCGAGATTTCACCGAATGCAAATCCACCGGTTTGCAGGATTACCGATTTTAAGAAATTCCTTTACCTCCGGAAAAAGAAAGAGAAGGAAATAAAAGCAAATACTGCCAAAACCGTCATTAAAGAAGTCCGTTTCGGACCGAACACCGATGACCATGATTTTGAGTTTAAATTGCGTCACAGCAGGAAATTCCTGGAGGAAGGGGCAAAAGTGAAAGCCTATGTACACTTCAAAGGAAGGACCATCGTCTACAAGGACCGTGGTGGTGATCTGCTGGAACGGTTTGTGAAAGAACTGGAGGAGTTTGGCACCCCGGACTCTCCGCCTAAAATGGAGGGACGCCGGATGCATGTCATCATCTCTCCGAAAAAGGATACCAAGAAGAAATAA
- the rpmI gene encoding 50S ribosomal protein L35 produces MPKMKTHSSAKKRFKLTGSGKLKRFHANHSHLMRKKTKVRKLRLVQSSLISPADEARVKRMLNI; encoded by the coding sequence ATGCCAAAGATGAAAACACATTCCAGTGCCAAGAAGCGCTTCAAGCTAACCGGCTCAGGAAAATTAAAAAGGTTCCACGCAAATCATTCTCACCTGATGCGTAAAAAGACCAAGGTGAGAAAATTGCGGTTGGTCCAGTCATCGCTGATCAGTCCTGCCGATGAGGCAAGAGTGAAGCGGATGCTGAATATCTGA
- the rplT gene encoding 50S ribosomal protein L20 — MPRSVNAVASRKRRKKILKAARGYFGARSKVYTVAKNALEKGMQYAYRDRRNKKRVFRRLWIARINAAARINGLNYSQFMHKLDESNIQLNRKVLADLATNHPEAFKAVVDQVK; from the coding sequence ATGCCACGTTCAGTCAATGCGGTAGCTTCCCGCAAAAGAAGAAAGAAAATCCTAAAAGCAGCCCGCGGTTATTTCGGTGCACGGTCTAAAGTATACACCGTTGCCAAAAATGCCCTCGAAAAAGGTATGCAGTATGCATACCGGGACCGCCGCAACAAAAAACGCGTGTTCCGCCGCCTATGGATAGCCCGTATCAATGCTGCTGCCCGCATCAACGGATTGAATTATTCTCAGTTTATGCACAAGCTTGATGAGTCGAACATCCAGCTAAACCGGAAAGTGCTTGCCGATCTGGCCACCAATCACCCGGAAGCATTTAAAGCAGTTGTTGATCAGGTGAAATAA
- a CDS encoding ABC transporter permease has product MKIYFNILIGSITQAFQQLASNKMRSFLSLLGILIGILCIILILSAVDSLQANIEQSFEKLGRDVLYVDRFPWNEDPGENFWKYSKRPNPDFNDYKAITTKVHSAEMASLAVFMPTNVIKFRNNSIRGAYMAGVTFEFGEIFKLEFESGRYFTNFEFETGADRAILGYEIATSLFPNTDPVGKYINVRGRKLMVIGVLKKEGNSLVNVIPFDRAVIISYNQARKMINISSRTTWGTMLNVKANPGVSLDDLRDELTGVLRVHRHLKPIEGDDFSINELSTLTNLLAPIFKVLSMVAIIIGLFAILVGIFSVANIMFVSVKERTNQIGVKKALGAPRPVILMEFLIESIILCLLGGALGLIIVFGITELATKLSGFHFYLPAKNIILGVSMSLIIGILSGIIPAWQAARMDPVEAIRS; this is encoded by the coding sequence ATGAAAATATATTTCAACATACTCATCGGAAGCATCACCCAGGCATTTCAGCAACTTGCCTCAAATAAGATGCGTTCGTTTCTCTCCCTGCTGGGGATATTGATCGGCATTCTGTGCATCATCCTGATCTTATCTGCTGTCGACTCCCTCCAGGCAAATATCGAACAAAGCTTCGAAAAACTGGGGCGTGATGTCCTTTATGTGGACCGCTTCCCCTGGAACGAAGACCCCGGAGAAAACTTCTGGAAATACTCTAAACGTCCTAACCCGGATTTCAACGACTACAAGGCTATAACGACCAAGGTTCATTCGGCGGAAATGGCTTCGCTGGCAGTCTTCATGCCTACCAATGTGATCAAATTCCGCAACAACAGTATCCGCGGTGCATACATGGCCGGGGTTACCTTCGAATTTGGCGAAATATTCAAACTGGAATTCGAGTCCGGCAGGTATTTTACCAACTTTGAATTTGAAACCGGGGCAGACCGGGCCATATTGGGTTATGAAATTGCTACAAGCCTTTTTCCCAATACCGACCCGGTAGGCAAATACATCAATGTGCGGGGACGCAAGCTCATGGTGATCGGAGTCCTGAAGAAAGAAGGCAATAGTCTGGTCAATGTCATCCCATTTGACCGGGCTGTGATCATCAGCTACAACCAGGCGCGTAAGATGATCAATATCAGTTCCAGGACCACCTGGGGTACCATGCTCAATGTAAAAGCAAACCCGGGGGTCTCCCTGGATGACCTGAGGGATGAGCTGACCGGCGTACTACGTGTCCACCGGCATTTAAAACCTATTGAAGGCGACGACTTTTCCATCAACGAACTTTCCACACTAACGAACCTGCTGGCACCGATCTTTAAAGTCCTAAGTATGGTAGCCATCATCATTGGACTTTTCGCTATCCTGGTTGGCATCTTCAGCGTAGCCAATATCATGTTTGTTTCGGTGAAAGAAAGGACTAATCAGATCGGTGTTAAAAAAGCACTAGGCGCTCCCCGCCCGGTCATCCTGATGGAATTCCTGATCGAATCCATCATCCTGTGTCTGCTGGGAGGAGCCCTCGGCTTGATTATCGTATTCGGCATTACCGAGCTGGCCACCAAACTGTCCGGATTTCATTTTTATCTGCCGGCGAAGAATATCATTCTCGGTGTTTCCATGAGTCTTATCATTGGTATCCTCAGTGGCATTATACCAGCCTGGCAGGCAGCCCGCATGGATCCGGTCGAGGCGATCCGGTCATGA
- the queA gene encoding tRNA preQ1(34) S-adenosylmethionine ribosyltransferase-isomerase QueA: MRSKLSNFNFELPAELIAQSPAKERDESRLMVIHRESGKIEHKIFKDLLNYFDEDDALIFNNTKVFPARMFGRKEKTGAKIEVFLLRELNKDARLWDVLVDPARKIRVGNKLYFHDKNGNEVLVAEVVDNTTSRGRTIRFFYDGSDEDFQNELKALGTTPLPKYIKRLAEDLDVDRYQTVYAKVEGAVAAPTAGLHFSKELMKRLEIKGVNFAEITLHVGLGTFRTIDVEDLSKHKMDAEYFRVDDKAVQVVNKAKQGGKRVCSVGTTSMRSIESAVSANGLLKPSEGWTNLFIYPPYDFSIANAMITNFHLPKSSLMIMVSAFGGYDLIMDAYQEAIKEKYRFYSYGDAMLIL, encoded by the coding sequence ATGAGGTCGAAACTATCCAATTTCAATTTTGAACTGCCAGCTGAATTGATTGCTCAATCACCAGCAAAAGAACGGGATGAGTCTCGACTGATGGTCATACACCGGGAATCCGGTAAAATCGAGCATAAGATCTTTAAGGATCTACTCAATTATTTTGATGAGGACGACGCACTGATCTTCAACAATACCAAAGTTTTTCCCGCCCGGATGTTCGGACGTAAAGAGAAGACAGGTGCCAAGATCGAAGTCTTCCTGCTGCGTGAGCTGAACAAGGATGCCCGTTTGTGGGATGTGCTCGTGGACCCGGCCCGGAAGATCCGCGTAGGCAATAAACTTTATTTCCATGACAAGAATGGCAATGAGGTTTTGGTCGCCGAAGTGGTGGACAATACCACCTCTCGTGGGCGGACGATCCGTTTCTTTTACGATGGCTCTGACGAAGATTTCCAGAATGAGTTGAAAGCGCTGGGTACCACCCCGCTTCCGAAATACATCAAACGTCTGGCTGAAGATCTCGATGTGGACCGGTATCAAACCGTGTATGCCAAAGTGGAGGGAGCCGTTGCCGCACCTACCGCCGGACTCCATTTCAGTAAAGAGCTGATGAAGCGATTGGAAATCAAAGGCGTAAACTTTGCAGAGATCACCCTCCATGTGGGACTGGGAACATTTCGCACCATTGATGTGGAAGATCTTTCAAAGCACAAGATGGATGCCGAATATTTTAGGGTTGATGATAAGGCGGTCCAGGTGGTGAATAAAGCAAAACAGGGCGGAAAACGTGTATGCAGTGTGGGTACCACCTCCATGCGATCCATCGAGTCGGCAGTTTCGGCCAATGGTCTTCTGAAGCCTTCCGAAGGCTGGACAAATTTGTTTATTTATCCTCCGTACGATTTTTCCATCGCCAATGCAATGATCACCAACTTCCATTTGCCAAAATCCAGTCTGATGATCATGGTATCGGCTTTTGGCGGGTATGATTTGATCATGGACGCATACCAGGAAGCCATCAAGGAAAAATATCGCTTCTATTCTTATGGAGATGCGATGTTGATCCTTTGA
- a CDS encoding DUF2795 domain-containing protein, protein MYWTLELAYHLEEAPWPATRDELIDYAIRSGAPLEVIENLQEMEDEGEIYESIEDIWPDYPRKDDFLFNEDEY, encoded by the coding sequence ATGTATTGGACGCTTGAATTGGCTTACCATTTGGAAGAGGCTCCCTGGCCTGCTACCAGAGACGAGTTGATTGATTATGCTATTCGCTCCGGGGCTCCACTTGAGGTTATTGAGAATCTGCAGGAGATGGAGGACGAAGGAGAGATCTACGAGAGCATCGAAGACATTTGGCCGGACTATCCACGCAAAGACGACTTTCTCTTTAACGAAGACGAATACTAA
- a CDS encoding (d)CMP kinase produces the protein MTPAKDIIVAIDGFASCGKSSLAKSLARTLNYRHIDTGAMYRAVTWYFLKNQVDWRHKPDREEALDQIAITFENHHQLNRTLLNGQDVETVIRSAEVNQEVSEVSVFGDVREKVVALQRSMGKGKRIVMEGRDIGTVVFPEAELKIFLTASLEVRTDRRFQELMLKGVMTTRGEVQENLLKRDYIDSHREISPLRKAKDAWEIDNSDLTILDQQALIVDRIRDQWGMTEKA, from the coding sequence ATGACACCGGCTAAAGACATTATTGTTGCTATCGATGGATTTGCATCTTGCGGTAAATCGTCCCTGGCGAAATCCCTCGCAAGGACATTGAATTACCGCCACATCGATACCGGTGCCATGTATCGTGCCGTCACCTGGTATTTTCTCAAAAATCAGGTGGATTGGCGTCATAAACCGGATCGGGAAGAAGCCCTGGATCAGATCGCGATTACCTTCGAAAACCACCATCAGCTGAATCGTACCCTGCTGAACGGACAGGATGTGGAAACAGTTATCCGTTCAGCCGAGGTAAATCAGGAAGTCAGTGAGGTGAGTGTTTTTGGAGATGTCCGTGAGAAAGTTGTCGCTCTGCAGAGGTCGATGGGAAAGGGTAAGCGCATCGTGATGGAAGGAAGGGACATAGGCACCGTTGTCTTTCCTGAAGCAGAGCTAAAAATTTTTCTAACCGCCTCGCTGGAAGTACGTACCGACAGGAGATTTCAGGAATTGATGCTTAAGGGCGTTATGACCACACGGGGAGAAGTCCAGGAAAATCTATTAAAACGGGACTACATCGATTCTCACCGCGAGATCAGTCCCTTGCGTAAAGCGAAGGACGCCTGGGAGATCGACAACAGCGATCTGACCATCCTGGACCAGCAGGCTCTCATCGTCGATCGCATCCGGGATCAATGGGGAATGACCGAAAAGGCATGA